GAATTTGTGTCCCAGTTATTGGACtatacattaataaatattaatatatattttaaaaaaaaaataattatttaaatgaataaagcatacttttatttataatatgaaactaattaaataatttttttccacttgcATATTGAAACATTCAACCTTAAACGTTGACTCACCTACCTATGACATAAGAATTGCACAAAATTCCACAAAATTATGCTTGGAAGCGAGCaccaatttttatcaaaataattaaaatatttataataataaaatgttactGATTTCGACTCTGAGTgttgaagaattaattaaattatcgatAATGAGTATTGCAAAAACGATTTGTTGAGTAGAGaataagttattaatttttttacatggaaaaaaagagaaatgaCGAACAATAGGTACAGTGTCCACAACAGGGACATTCACCTTATATAACTAtagtttatgaaaattatatttattagacAAAATATGCTGACGGCTGATATTGCTGAGATGCACTGAGAAAATTTTCAGATAATTCTTCACTTCTGAAGAACAGAAGAAAGTCAAACTACCTAAAAAATCTGAACTCAATCTGAAAtaagtgaatattttttaatttaatttaaattttttttaaacctttaattatttgaatcataCAAAATTAGATTGTTTCAAACAATAACTTGATCcctaaaaaacttttattttttgtaagaagaatcaattttttttatttaatgttaataagtattatttatatatgcgtATAATACTATTTATCATTACATCATTTGGGcaataatatatcaatggAAACAAATGACACAATTCACCTGTTAAAATTTTTGCCGcgcaaggtttttttttcgaccTGAGGAAAATCCTAAGCATGAAAATATTGTCTTCATAATTCAAGTGGTGATATTTTCGGTCAAGTGAATTAGTCCTGAATCCgaacaatttttgtaaaatattatgtaattcaagaaaaaaaaatttcagtcaTAGTCTATAGACCAAATTTTTATCAGTGGGTCCTAAACAATTCTTGATAGAACTATGACAATAACGTCTTGAGCaacatattatttaatcataatcCAAAAAACTTCTAAAATCTCATGATTCCAGACTTTTTCTTCAAGAAACAAATATCTATTCGCAGTCATTGTCTTGAATATAGTTCGaaacaaagaattttttttttcgacgctaatttttatgttatactTGTGAATTCTAatggttaaataaaattacagtaATAATAATCGGTTATAATTCAAACATATGTTaagtttaaattcaaaatgatttaagtttcatatcaatttttgtgatataattagttttaaaagaaacagaaaatattaattaacctCTTATATACATGTGAAACCATGTTATCAGATATTTCAAATGCAGATGAGTACAAAGTTTTGaatatgcatatatatttataaagaaagtaagtatatatataagttcAAGATATAtttgtgaaatatatatatctatatatatatatatatatatatttgcgcAAACCTCGAGCAAGATTGGTATATACACTGTTAAAAATGTCAGTCCGAAGTTTACTGTACAGGAGCAGTTGTACAAGTATATGTATACTAACCCTTTTTCTGTACATGGTAAAGAAAATCATTTCCACTTAATAGGTACTCTTCTTCAGACACGCTGATTTTACTGCACAGTACGGAAACCATTTACCATTGTACTGGTAATTTCGAGTAAAATGCAAAAATTTGATGCATGGGACTGCATTTCCAAAACTTTTGAGCGTTTACATAACACTTTTGCATTACAGTAAATTAAATGGAAATGACTCTAAGGGGACTCGAACCAATATGCCAACTATCGAACTGATTCTAAAACCGAGCGCTTCACCGCTGCACCATCAAAGTGACTGtaaaaaatgaagatttttTATTGAGAGATTATGGAAACTTATGTCTtagattaaaattactgtacAGTATTGAAATGGTTTTCTAGTACTGTGCATTAAAATCCTAGCATCtactgaaaattatatatatgcatgattttaaaattatatacccaaacttgaaatttttacgtTCAGTAATAGAATTTTAGTGCATAACgtacttttaaaaatgaaattcagCGCTTTTCTAAAATGTACAGTAAATAGTAATAcacataatatttcaaatttacacTACAGTAGTGAAGAAAGtaactgagaaaaaaatacaatttttactaTGCTAGCAGGGTAATCGTCGGTAAAAACCGATTTGGGGTTTTTCTCATGTTCtgatatatgaaaattattgtttagatTATATAACTACTTTTGCTAATTGCGTACCCTGTGATATGCTTGTGGTATATTTATTGGTATACAAAAATACGATAagctgaataaaatttatcaagacaGTTTTGattctaaataaaatactgagctttgataattttattgtgcCGAACACTCAAACCATTACTCGCGCATGGTAAAATCAACCTTCGGTAAATCTTGCGTCTTCATAATTATCGTgtcaaaatttttgttatttttattgtgagACGCACATTTTAGGTATTTTGTGTCCTAACGGCCTAACGGCTCCGTAATTAGcgttataattattgatatattaatttaaggaataaaaagtgttattcagaaaaattacttaatttaCCTGAGTACTTTTACTCgctattaattatttggtaTACCTACAGTGAAACGGATGTGAACATAATTTGTGTGcagttttcattttgtttatcgTGAATTTGATAGCGCAGTGAAGATATGgtctgaatttttatattataaatatatattttaatggaaacctccacaatattatttttataaatgttaaaaattgtcAGTCCgtagtttttaaaatgaacACCACCGGAGTACATGAAGCTggattgaaaaattttgtcgTGAAAAAATCTCtagattttgaataaaaatataattcaggtTAACATATTTACCCAAGTACCAAATATGAATTATTGTTGTACtggacatttaaaaaatgtaaatttaaaataaaaatttattttatatcgttatttaatttccttttatttatttttttacaatatttaaaaaagataatatatttggaattttattaatcaaacaataaaaattgttggtaATACATCAAACTTTACTTATcgacactatattttttagtgtGTATAGATAGTTAAAATTACTGTGCTTGGCATGGTAATTTTTGTCCAGCcgaaatacaaaaattgaaaattacgGCACTGAAgggtttaaaattattgttcccACTTGTAATATATGTTAAACTTACAAAAATACCCGGCCTTTACTAATGTTAGCTgcagtaattttattgattttagttgtaaaattcatatttttttctcagtgtgatgtaaatttacattaaaattctatttttttcactgtaaATTTACAGTATTGTGCATGAATGGTAGTTTACAGcacaaaaaatgtaattttacatcaaaatGTACACGAAACATGTTGGAAATTTCcgtttatttttaacagtgtAAGCAAGTTAAGTTTATACTTGCACGTACAAGATGATTTTCTGTCTTTGTCAATATTAAGTTTGGTAGCTTATATGCCTCTTTCTTGTTCTACAGAAACCCCTCGGAACATTCAAGTTTAACTCAAGGGAAACGGCACTTAAATAACACGACTTTGAATTTATAGTTATACTTTTATGAAATAATGTTAGTATGCGGATATTAAGGCGGACACACTGGATAAggattttaaaacaaaagtcagcaaaataaaaaaaaaaaagtagcatCTTTGGCTGTACGCCATCCGGTAAATTCACTATTcctatatatactttttttttatcataattcatATACTTAACATTCAAAACCTCTTGAATGTTTGAAAAACATttccttgtttttttatatcaaatattttacctatgaaattgaattatttttatatgtaaaaatttcaaaaattatatatttgtgaattttattcatttttttttattcaaaatcaataagtaataatgtttttctaaatttgcgaaaattatttttataatcttttgTAATTACTCGACATTTTGAAAGATTGGTCAATAGCTggattgacaaaaaaattgactcaaaggaaatttcaaagaaattaaattaacatatatGCGGTGTTATTGTTGTACAATAACCGGGAAACGGTAAATTCAGATTTACCAGATGTGATCAGGCACACATCCCATTTATTGTtgcaatttttgaaaaaattaaaactatttttagtttctataatataaaatgttaataaatttatcccaATGTAATATTAGTTTTTGTTGAAAAGTTTTAAGTTTAGAATTCTGAAtttttcgttattattatttttttttttttaaagattcgGGTGATGAATCTCATGGATCACTTGAACAAACTTTCAGTGGATCTACATTTCAGTtgatggattaaaaaaaaattatgttttatctCTCATGAACGAATGTGaagtatgaaaataaaatgtaatgcAAACTTGATTTCACAATCTTGTGTGACCTGCAGCATGAACCGAAGTTTGCAAGAAGTTTggtgatataatatttttgttttaaaataagcCTGAGATATCTTTGTTGAatataacatatttaaaaaacgtcAATTTACTAATTatgattgtaaatttaaatgatgaatatgGCACGCAGTAATgacatcaatatatataaaaagtctGGTTATAACGCAataatcgataaaaaaaactgatgactgtatatatataatttcaagtttttttttaaattataatttatattcaaataatcatcgaataataaaatacatgtatcaATATGATAGCTCCATGTTTTGTTGAATATTCATTGTtaacattataataaatgtttcataattataattaatcttTGATGAAATCAATTATAcaattatacatgtataaaaaaacaaatgttaaatgtattataaaaaaatgttaaaattcaggtatttcacaaaaaaatggtCCAATAAAAGTACAAGTACAACCAACGTCGTTTAGTTTTCCAGTTTTGTAAAGAGTTGCGCAATTTTGAACACCACCTCCATCTCCGTTGTTTGGTTGGCTATCAGCCCATTCACTGTAACCAgctttgtaaattaaatcacCAAAAATTGTAACCCAGTCATcgcttgaataaaaattgtgtatTCCAACATATGCTTGGTCTTGATTGGTTTTTGTTCTAGCATAAATACCCAGTAATACCTTGAATGtcaaacattataaattaatcaatatatttatgcaTTCATTACACTTTtacattcatttatatatactaaacATTAGGTTTTAACTTGATGGCATTAATTACATGAcagataataatcaaaataatcatcaacatttttttggacaacaaaatacaaaaaagaaatacgTAAGTGACGACGACGTCATCTTCGACTCCGAGCCATTTCGACTCGAGCCATTTTAGCCCCGCTGACCATCTGTTCAGCAATTCAAAAATCGTCATTTTCGACtccgaaaattttcaaaatattatcattgttattaaaatactaTCAAGTCTGCAAATGTTATGACTTCGAAAGTCCCACGAAATATATATCACAATGTTCTCAACGTCGTAAAAGTCTCCAAAGTTTTTGAGACATTTATTCTACCTGTCATTTATAAAAGTCACGTCAATTATATACATGAGTAAAACCATCATCAGGTAAACAAGCACCcttatagaataaaaaagtcattctcgggtagctaaggaaaagatgatgTCCACGtcactatttgttttttgaatttagttttattaatttaatgctTTTGATATCAggagaaataattatttatgcgGACTCATCAATATCTCAttcacatttttttgaaatttagtatcttaaaaatttttgaatatcttTATAAAtcagttacatttttttttccgtcagaatataaacaatgatatttcaactcaatgataatgaaaacaaaaaatagtgtGTATGTTAACAATTACTTACTCGTTCCTCAGCAAATGAGTTGATAATAGCAAGATGACCACCTTCTTCAATGCATATTTTTCTTGCATCATTGAATCTGGCGTTCTTCGAATGTAATTTGTGGTATTCGATACCTGGTGTATAACTGTAATCGTctctttttgataaatatttattggaacATTTTCCTGTACGAGTCATATTTTGAGGATCAAATTCTTTTGTTGATATACAAACTGTTGTACTTTCTCCATTGGTATTCTCAATTGGAATTGCAGTGACCACCATCAGCtgggataaaaaaatttaaaaaaacattatgtgtatattttgttaaaatttttagtgtGAACAGTTTCAAAGCTCAATAGCAAATGTGGGGTACCAAAAGAAATATTCAATACAAAAATCTAGAGGGGAGATGAATATTAATCACAAATATTCCACAATCATAAATCAAGGAAAGATGTATTTGTGTTATACTTCTAAACCAACGTCCGAAAATCTTTGAATGTTGTAATCATCACATGAACCCATAGTTCATACAAAGagtgatataatttttttgtgggTAATTCAAGATAAGGCTAATCGTTAACgaaatttatcattcataataaattatcatgataaaattttcagaAATACAAAGtgttattgaattaatattttagccctgacttttttttttttgacaaatgtTAAATATCAAACAATCAAAAATCTGCCCGTACTCCGTAGTGAAATTGCCCGTAGTGAAATTGACATAAATGAAAAgtgttttgatatatatatatatatatataaatcacaAAACAACTATTTTGGAGTGCTTAAAGGATTCACCTCGAGTTTTCactataaatatgaaaaactcGATTTTTAGTACGTGAGTTTTTCTTAAgacattttcaatattttttccattcgAAGGTTGATGAtaacaatattcaataaatcgCTAagtatttatactttttataaatgttatctttttaaaaaaaaggaaaaaagtagccatatttactttatttattatttcaattaaattatttcttttacatCTTCGCTGTTTGAATCATGCATACTATAATATGTActaaaaaaagagagatagtTATACAAGTATTGtaagttagaaaaaaataaatgtttaatattacattttacTCGTTTATACATAGCTagatttttgttttactcAAGTAATTAATTTCGATATAGATGCCCAGATAACCAATTTCCGGTAGATTACTGGAAATTACTGGTAGCTAAATACGAAAATTACCGGTAACTAAATACGAAAATTTCCAGAAATTTACTGGTAATTCTTGTGGCAACTGCTACCAGTAATCGACTAATAATTTCCGGTAATCATCATAGTAGTCTCTACCAATAATCTACCAgtaattttccaataatatttgtggTAAATgtttaccagtaatctaccagtaatTTTCTGATAATCTTTGTGGTAAACgtttaccagtaatctaccagtaatTTTCTGATAATCTTTGTGGTAAATGTTTACCAGTAATGTACCAGTAATTtaccaataatatttgtggCAAGGAAtcaaggttgccaaagaattatattttaagcaacattattttcttgaaacatatttctttggtcacattaattccttagctacatctttttcttagctactgcttttccttggacaatagtatttaaaaaaaataaataaaaacgtccaaggaaaagcagtagctaagaaaaagatgtagctaaggaattaatgtgaccaaaggattatattttaagcaacattattttcttgaaacatatttctttggtcacattaattccttagctacatcttttccttggacaatagtttttttaaaaaataaattgacatttattttatccataaaataaatagaaatgtccaaggaaaagcagtagctaagaaaaagatgtagctaaggaattaatgtgatcaaaggattatattttaagcaacattattttcttgaaacatatTTCTTTGGTCACATTAATTTTACATCTCAGTTCAgcctgcttttccttggacattagtattaaaaaaataaatttacatgtattttatttataaaataaattaaaatgtccaagaaaagcagtagctaagaaaagagttaaggaattaatgtgaccaaagaattatatttgcagcattattttcttgaaacatatTTCTTTGGTCACATTACCCTTAGTTACATCtttttttagctactgctttccttggacaatagtattttaataacaaattttacatgtattttatcgataaaataaatgaaaatgtccaaggaaaagcagtagctaagagaGAAGATGTATAGGAttaggttgccaaagaattatattttcagcaaaattattatcttcgaacatgattttttggcaaccttaattccttagctacatttttttcttagctactgctttttcttggacatttgtatttttaaaaatatatttactgaaATAATGTTCCTAAAATATAATCCTTTGGCAACCTTATTTAGTTAGTTactttttttccttagctactgcttatcttgacatttattttattttatcgataaaatacatgtaaattttttttaaatgcatatcCATGAacagcagtagctaaggaaaatgtgtagctaaagaatatttttatgtatacattatattaattattaactgattccagaaatttttatagaaatagaaaaatttataaaaaagatttatttattcaatttcgtaaaataaatataatattgattactCGAtatgctgattttttttcggaAATACGagcttgataaatattatatgtttcggacttttttttctttcttcattaTACGCAAAGTGGAAAATCAAGAtgagcaacaaaaaaaatatgttcgaaaaatataatttgataaagaTTCCAAGATCTGGATCTGGAAACCTTTATCATTTTAGCTGCAATGATTACCGGAAAattactggtagattactggtaaacATATGCCACAGAGATTATCAGAAAATTACTGGTAGATAACTGGTAATTATTTACCACAAAGATTACTGGAAAattactggtagattactgataatatttttggtaCATgtttaccagtaatctaccagtaattttccaataatatttgtggTAAATgtttaccagtaatctaccagtaatTTTCCGTTTACCATGTTTACAATTTACagtttacaataattttttttaataaagaaaatatgagCTGCGTGAACATGGCCCGCATAAGtcttagaaaaattatctaggATACTCATTAGAATTTGTACTTCAAAATTAAAGGGTTGAGAAAGGGTAAAAAACCGACTTTCTCTCT
The window above is part of the Aphidius gifuensis isolate YNYX2018 unplaced genomic scaffold, ASM1490517v1 Contig11, whole genome shotgun sequence genome. Proteins encoded here:
- the LOC122859999 gene encoding hemolymph lipopolysaccharide-binding protein-like — translated: MVVTAIPIENTNGESTTVCISTKEFDPQNMTRTGKCSNKYLSKRDDYSYTPGIEYHKLHSKNARFNDARKICIEEGGHLAIINSFAEERVLLGIYARTKTNQDQAYVGIHNFYSSDDWVTIFGDLIYKAGYSEWADSQPNNGDGGGVQNCATLYKTGKLNDVGCTCTFIGPFFCEIPEF